The genomic region GGCATAGCCTGGTTTTGGCTTATAGCCAGCGTATTGTTTACGCAGCTGCAAACTATTATTATTGATAACTTCGCAATAGGTAATAAAATTTTTACATATCTTTTCTTTATAATAATTTTCGCGTTCTCTTTAGGTACCGTTGCCTGCAGAACTCTTTTAAAAGGAGAGGTCAATACAAGGTTTGCCCCGTTAAGTTTTGTACTTTTAACTATTTTTATATTAGACTTAGCCTACGTAGCGGCCACCATACCGGCGGACCCTTCAATATATCTTTTCCGTACTTTCTTTTTTAAACACGGTATAAGGATTTCCATAGATTTATTTTTTACGGCGTTTTTCAGCGCTATATTTGTTTTGCCTCTTCACGCTATGTTACAAGCCGCCGCGCACAAGCAAATACGTTCGCGTATGTTAGCCGTGTCACAGGTAACCATAGCCGGGTTTATTATAGCGGCCAGTTTTGGCACTTTTACTTTATTAAAACTGGATGTGAGGCCCGTATCGATATTAAGCATGCTTGCTTTAGGTAATACATTCTTCGCAATAGGAATTGTCCTTCTACTTCCCAAACATATTTTACGCTCCGTGCTTACCACAATACTTGATTTTATTTACGGAGTACAGTTTGAAGGTATTGAAGAGCTTAGGAAAAACAAAGGAAACGCTGTTATCGTGGCAAATCAAAATTCTTTGTTAGACCCGCTTATTTTAGCCATATATCTTCCGGGCAGGCCGTATTTTGCCGTTGACACCGAAACAGCCCGGAAATTTTGGATACGCCCGTTTTTAAAGCTTATAAGATATTATGTTGTTGACGCTTCTAACCCAATGATTATAAAGTCAATGATTGAGGAAGTTAAAAAAGGCAATAAGCTTGTTATTTTCCCTGAAGGGCGCGTAAGCACCACGGGAGGTATTATGAAAATACACCCTGGTCTTGCCATGATTGCCGAACGCAGCGGGGCGGATATAATACCCGTATCAATAGAAGGAACGCAGTTTTCAATATTCTCACGCTTCGGACGCGATTTTAAAAAGAAGCCGGAGCGCGATGTTACCGTAAAAATAAGCAAACCGCGCAAATTAAACGTGAACCCGGCCCTTAAAGGTATAGAAAGGCGCGCCGCCGCAGATAACGCGCTTTACGATATTATGGCATTAATGAAGTTTGATAACGTCAATACAAATCAAACCATTTTTAACAGTTTCATTAACGCGCGTTACCAAATAGGGTACCGCTTTGAAATAATGGAGGATATTAACAGAAAACCCGTTTCTTACGGCAAAATATTAACGGCGGCGTTTGTTTTAGGCGATAAATTTACCAAAACAACAAAACCCGGCGAGTTTAGCGGCGTGTTTTTACCCACTTCAAACGCTTGCGCGATAACTATGCTCGCGCTGCACGCTTACGGCCGCGTTCCAGCTATGATAAACTTTTCCACCGGTATAAAAAATGTATGCAACTCATGTAAAACCGCGGGCATTAAAACTGTTTTTTCAGCCAAGGTTTTTATAGAAAAGGCCGATATGCAGCCTATGGTAGACGCTTTAAGAGAAAACGGCATTAACGTTATTTTTATAGACGAATTTAAAATAACCGCTATGAACAAAATACTGGGGCTTATTAAGTCCTTTTTCCCCAGGTTTACTTATAACTTTTATACCGTTATGCCAAAACCTACAGACCCGGCGTTTTTGCTTTTTACATCAGGCTCGGAAGGCTCGCCAAAAGGCGTGGTATTAAGCCATAAAAATCTCCTATCAAACATCGCGCAGGTTTCAAGCGTTTTGCCCTTAAGCGTCAACGACAGGATTTTTTGCTGTATGCCGCTGTTTCACTCCTTCGGGTTAACGGCGGGCTTCCTGCTGCCCGCTCTTTCGGGTTTTAAAACATTTTTCTACCCGTCTCCTTTACATTACCACGTTATACCGCAGCTTGTTTACGATACCAACTCCACAATATTATTCGCTACGGATACATTCCTGTCGGGTTATGCTAAAACCGCCCACCCGTTTGATTTTTATAGCCTGCGTCTTGTGGGTATGGGCGCGGAAAAAATGAAAGAGGAAACCTTTAACATTTGGGCAAGGAAATTCGGTCTTAGAATATTGGAACTTTACGGAGCTACGGAAACGTCGCCGGGGATAGCTTTTTCAACTCCCATGCATTTTAAACTGGGTTCCGCGGGCCGCATTTTACCGGGCGTTGATTACCGTCTAGAGCCTGTTGAGGGTATAGAAAGCGGCGGCAGGCTTATAGTTAAAGGCGACAATATTATGAGCGGCTATATTAAAGCCGACAACCCGGGCGTTATACAACCCCCGCCCGAAGGCTGGTATGATACGGGAGATATTGTTGATATTGATAAAGAAGGCTTTATCTTCATCAAAGGCCGCGCCACAAGATTTGCCAAAGTAGCTGGTGAAATGGTGCCGCTCCTTGCCGTTGAAACGGAAATCAATAACTACTGGCAGGATTATCAGCAGGCTCTTGTTTCCATACCTGATGAAAAAAGGGGCGAGCAGCTTATTTTGTTTACCACAAGGGAAGACGGCTCCAGAACAGATTTATTAAAATACTTCCAGCAAATAGGCCAGCCTGAATTATTTGCTCCTAAAATTATTGAGCATATTAAAGAAATTCCTTTAATAGGAACAGGAAAAATTGATTATATAACGCTTACGGCAATGGCTAAGGAAAAGTTTTTAAAATAAAAAAACCGGGGGATGTTATGAAAATAGTGTTTTTTGATTTAGACGAAATAAAGCCCGATAAAGAAATATTAGACGGCTCGAATGTTAACGTTGAGGTTATTGAGCTTTCCAAAAACGTGTTTGAAACAGATGAAAACGACAACGTGTTTGACGCAGAAGGAATTTCTTTATTTTCAACGTCAAGAAAAATAGGTTCGGATATATTATCAAAATTTCCTAATTTGAAATTTATTTCCGTACGCTCAACAGGTTTTGACGCCATTGACACCACTTACTGTAAAGAAAAATCTATAAGAGTGTTTAACGTGCCCAGATACGGCGAAACAACCGTTGCTGAATATACTATCGGCATGATTTTCGCGCTTACAAGAAATATAGTACGCGCGAATAATGACATGAAGGACAGAAACCAGCTTGATATCAAATCCTACAGCAGCAGGGATTTGGAAGCTTGGACTTTAGGCGTTTTAGGCGCGGGCGCCATTGGCAGAAGCGTTATTAATAAAGCCCAATGCCTTGGCATGAATGTTATAGCTTATGACCCGTACCCTTCCAAAGACTTCCCGAACATAAAATACGTAAGTTTGGAAGAGCTTATTAAAAACTCCGACATAATTTCGCTTCACGTTCCTTCCACCAAAGAAAACTACCATATGATAGGCGAAGAGAATTTTAAAAAAATGAAAAAAGGCGTTTATATTATCAACACCGCGCGCGGCGATTTGATTGATAATAAAGCCCTTTACGGGGCGCTCCTTTCCGGTCATGTGGCGGGAACGGCGCTTGACGTGCTTGAGGAAGAA from Elusimicrobium minutum Pei191 harbors:
- a CDS encoding acyl-[ACP]--phospholipid O-acyltransferase; this encodes MLKFWSLISNKGLSGNLYAHFFSNFNDNFIRSAFVALTLYSLSETTNYQQGLWMFSGILLFIIPFFIFTVFAGEVADKIQKNKLIKNIKTAEIIVCAMAILGLALGSKWLLLIVLLAKGTLSSFLGPVKYSILVDNVGKEKLLDANALMLIAGCAALFFGLISAPLFGYWGKTVILAFTAIMGLLSTLIIPDGEINDPGHKIQTNFLSLNITNFRLAIHSRDIFLCTFGIAWFWLIASVLFTQLQTIIIDNFAIGNKIFTYLFFIIIFAFSLGTVACRTLLKGEVNTRFAPLSFVLLTIFILDLAYVAATIPADPSIYLFRTFFFKHGIRISIDLFFTAFFSAIFVLPLHAMLQAAAHKQIRSRMLAVSQVTIAGFIIAASFGTFTLLKLDVRPVSILSMLALGNTFFAIGIVLLLPKHILRSVLTTILDFIYGVQFEGIEELRKNKGNAVIVANQNSLLDPLILAIYLPGRPYFAVDTETARKFWIRPFLKLIRYYVVDASNPMIIKSMIEEVKKGNKLVIFPEGRVSTTGGIMKIHPGLAMIAERSGADIIPVSIEGTQFSIFSRFGRDFKKKPERDVTVKISKPRKLNVNPALKGIERRAAADNALYDIMALMKFDNVNTNQTIFNSFINARYQIGYRFEIMEDINRKPVSYGKILTAAFVLGDKFTKTTKPGEFSGVFLPTSNACAITMLALHAYGRVPAMINFSTGIKNVCNSCKTAGIKTVFSAKVFIEKADMQPMVDALRENGINVIFIDEFKITAMNKILGLIKSFFPRFTYNFYTVMPKPTDPAFLLFTSGSEGSPKGVVLSHKNLLSNIAQVSSVLPLSVNDRIFCCMPLFHSFGLTAGFLLPALSGFKTFFYPSPLHYHVIPQLVYDTNSTILFATDTFLSGYAKTAHPFDFYSLRLVGMGAEKMKEETFNIWARKFGLRILELYGATETSPGIAFSTPMHFKLGSAGRILPGVDYRLEPVEGIESGGRLIVKGDNIMSGYIKADNPGVIQPPPEGWYDTGDIVDIDKEGFIFIKGRATRFAKVAGEMVPLLAVETEINNYWQDYQQALVSIPDEKRGEQLILFTTREDGSRTDLLKYFQQIGQPELFAPKIIEHIKEIPLIGTGKIDYITLTAMAKEKFLK
- a CDS encoding hydroxyacid dehydrogenase; the encoded protein is MKIVFFDLDEIKPDKEILDGSNVNVEVIELSKNVFETDENDNVFDAEGISLFSTSRKIGSDILSKFPNLKFISVRSTGFDAIDTTYCKEKSIRVFNVPRYGETTVAEYTIGMIFALTRNIVRANNDMKDRNQLDIKSYSSRDLEAWTLGVLGAGAIGRSVINKAQCLGMNVIAYDPYPSKDFPNIKYVSLEELIKNSDIISLHVPSTKENYHMIGEENFKKMKKGVYIINTARGDLIDNKALYGALLSGHVAGTALDVLEEEGLMVGDDTLGMLAQRTKEELFTYSINTKLMNLDNVIVTPHIAFDTLDARKRIMTQTCKNIAGYYNAELEKPSEPKI